CTTTTGTTAACTCAGAAAGGATGTCAATTACCTGATTTTGAGTAAATGGTTTACTGAGGAAATAATTAACACCAAGTCCAAACGCTTTTGATCTGTCCGCTGGTGTATCGTATGCACTAATCATAACGATTATGGAGGATTTATCATCATGTTTAAACTCAGTAATAAAATCCATCCCATTTCCATCCGGAAGATTCATATCTAAAAAAACGATCCCCGGTTCATGATCGCGAACCATTTCTAAACCATTGGTAATATTATAAGCATAATCTACGTTCAAATTAAATTTTATCAATAATCGTCTTAACAATAAACATATATCAGGTTCATCATCCACAATTAAAACTCTTTTTGCCTGCCCGTTAAATAAACTCATTATTACTATATTCAATTATGCATTTTTATCTATGTATATTAATATAAAAATTAATTATTGATAGATATTCAATACAATATTGCAAAAATGAGTCCATCTCGAAAATACCCCTGAAAGGTGATTTAAAGTAATAAAGTTACAGTAATTTAAGGCATTTTTGAGATATTTATAGTCATTTGTGGAATAATTTCCCCATTGTATTGAAGATATCTGTTGCCAGAGCTGGTTACAGGGGAATAATTTTCATGGTATGACTATTGACAAAATTGAGAAATGTCACTAGCAGTCAAAACGTTTAGAAGTGCATCAAAACCTATGTCGAATATCAGGTTGGGGATTATTGTGGCTACGCTAGTGCTTATTGCAAGCTCCATCTTAACATTTGTAACATTTACAATGTCGATAAATGAATCAGATCTTGCCAAACACAATAGATCAGTTGAAAGCAAGTTAGAAAAAGTTTTTGCACTGGTAAAAGATTGCGAAACGAGTTTAAGAGGGTATCTGCTTACAAATGAAGCTGTTTTTTTAGATCAGTTCAAAACTGCTAAATCCAATCTCCCACAGAGCTTTCTTGAACTCGAGGAACTTATTGAAACAAATTCTTCGCAATTGAGCTCCTTGATAAAATTAGAAGACTTGATTACCATCAGGATCAGGGATTTAGATTCGCTCAATAATATATTCCAAACCGGAAGATTAAATGCGGACAACACTCTGGTTTATATGGATCAGGGACGGATCATTATGGAGCAGATAAAAACATCCATCAGCAACATACGTAATACTGAAAACGCGTTTTATGAATCAAAATACAATAACTCCAACACTTTTACCCAAACTGCAAGAACTGTTATCACGATATTTTCTATTTCCTCCCTGCTGATCATAATTTTTACCTTTTATATTTTATTTAAAAATCAAAATGACATAGCCGACAGAGAAATGAAATATCGCAGGATCTTCGAACTCAGTCCGGATATTATTTATCAACTTGATAAAAATTTAGTAATATCCGAAATAAGTCCTGCCATTACCGAACAACTCGGCTATAAAGGTGAAACCCTGATCAACTCTAATCTTGGAGAATTATTTCAAGAGGAAAAAAATACCGAGTTTATTGAAAAGACCATTAAACGCGGATTATCCATTTCAAACATGGAAATAACTTTAAAACATCTGGATGGCAGATCAATAAGTTTTCTATTGAATTTATATGCGGATAATTCCACCAAATCGTTTCAGGGTTCGTTAATAAATATCACTGAAAGAATACGTCGTGAGCGGGAAAAAAATGCCCTTGAAAAATTCGCAGGCATCGGAAAAATTGCAAGAATAATTGCCCACGAGGTTAGAAATCCCTTGACAAATATAAAT
The genomic region above belongs to Bacteroidota bacterium and contains:
- a CDS encoding response regulator; translation: MNIVIMSLFNGQAKRVLIVDDEPDICLLLRRLLIKFNLNVDYAYNITNGLEMVRDHEPGIVFLDMNLPDGNGMDFITEFKHDDKSSIIVMISAYDTPADRSKAFGLGVNYFLSKPFTQNQVIDILSELTKDQIKPNNGQNINN
- a CDS encoding CHASE3 domain-containing protein, whose amino-acid sequence is MSLAVKTFRSASKPMSNIRLGIIVATLVLIASSILTFVTFTMSINESDLAKHNRSVESKLEKVFALVKDCETSLRGYLLTNEAVFLDQFKTAKSNLPQSFLELEELIETNSSQLSSLIKLEDLITIRIRDLDSLNNIFQTGRLNADNTLVYMDQGRIIMEQIKTSISNIRNTENAFYESKYNNSNTFTQTARTVITIFSISSLLIIIFTFYILFKNQNDIADREMKYRRIFELSPDIIYQLDKNLVISEISPAITEQLGYKGETLINSNLGELFQEEKNTEFIEKTIKRGLSISNMEITLKHLDGRSISFLLNLYADNSTKSFQGSLINITERIRREREKNALEKFAGIGKIARIIAHEVRNPLTNINLSVDSLKNNADQTEINDFLEIIENNSKRINKLITELLYTTKVNINTSIPLSVNAVLDNTLELAKDRIKLKGITLLKKYDPDICSIEGDEQQLQMAFLNIIINAIEAMNGKENILEVEIKKVLDKCLISISDTGHGIKKDDFDNIFEPFFSTKKNGTGLGLATTQIIILLHGGTIEVTSTPEKGTKFIVSLNYL